The Pseudomonadota bacterium genome has a window encoding:
- a CDS encoding FtsX-like permease family protein, with protein sequence MIGLFRATAAERRLIPEGRLSGPMPWVIAIMILFTVLAVASGLTLRSAAQGINADLAGRVTVQIVAADPVQQAREREAAEAMLDGLDIVASRRTLSDAELQALLTPWLGAEDIAETITIPAMIDLDLAVPADAAALDRLQQALADAAPSAQIDAHGAWLRPVFDLLGSLQILAIILVTLLVIATASAVVLSVRSSLDTHRATINVMHLLGATDVQVARLFQRRIALDAAFGSLVGVVIAGVLLLLLGRQVSRLDAGLFAAGGLDWPDILALALVPIAVIALSIVTARITVLVALRKTL encoded by the coding sequence GTGATCGGCCTGTTCCGTGCCACCGCAGCCGAGCGACGGCTGATCCCCGAAGGTCGGCTGTCCGGCCCTATGCCCTGGGTGATTGCCATCATGATCCTGTTTACCGTGCTCGCAGTCGCCAGCGGTCTGACGCTGCGCAGCGCGGCGCAGGGGATCAATGCCGATCTTGCCGGCCGGGTGACGGTGCAGATCGTCGCCGCCGATCCGGTGCAACAGGCACGCGAACGCGAGGCCGCCGAGGCGATGCTTGACGGTCTCGATATCGTTGCCAGTCGACGGACATTGAGCGACGCCGAGCTGCAGGCATTGCTGACACCGTGGCTGGGCGCAGAGGATATTGCAGAAACCATCACCATACCGGCGATGATCGATCTCGATCTTGCGGTGCCCGCCGATGCGGCGGCGCTCGATCGGCTGCAACAGGCGCTGGCCGATGCCGCACCATCGGCGCAGATCGATGCCCATGGTGCCTGGTTGCGACCGGTATTTGACCTGCTGGGCTCGCTGCAGATACTCGCGATAATATTGGTGACGCTGCTGGTCATCGCCACTGCATCCGCCGTTGTGCTGTCGGTGCGCAGCTCGCTCGACACCCATCGCGCCACCATCAATGTCATGCATCTGCTTGGCGCCACCGATGTGCAGGTGGCGCGGCTGTTCCAGCGGCGCATCGCGCTCGACGCCGCTTTTGGCAGCCTTGTCGGCGTGGTGATTGCCGGCGTATTGCTGCTGCTTCTCGGGCGGCAGGTTTCCAGGCTCGATGCCGGACTGTTCGCTGCTGGCGGGCTGGACTGGCCCGACATATTGGCGCTTGCGCTGGTGCCGATAGCGGTTATTGCGCTGAGCATAGTGACCGCGCGGATCACGGTTCTGGTCGCACTCAGGAAAACATTATAA
- the ftsE gene encoding cell division ATP-binding protein FtsE, which yields MQEIVTFDNVGLRYGTGNEVLSDISFRLYPGSFYFLTGASGAGKTSLLRLLYLAQRPSRGVIRMFDTDTITLTRDRLPGFRRRLGVVFQDFRLVPHLSAYDNIALPLRVAGVVEKDLDDPVCEMLEWVGLADRASARPATLSGGEQQRVAIARAVIARPEILVADEPTGNVDPEMAIRLLKLFEALNRLGTTVVVATHDVHLLAQVRDAHMMRLNRGALSDPTGALRNPPRPADRDGMAPESDLGTMS from the coding sequence ATGCAGGAAATCGTCACATTCGATAATGTCGGACTGCGCTACGGCACAGGCAATGAGGTGCTCTCCGATATCAGCTTCCGACTTTATCCGGGGAGCTTCTATTTCCTCACCGGGGCGTCGGGCGCCGGCAAGACGTCGCTGCTCAGGCTGCTCTATCTGGCGCAGCGTCCCAGCCGTGGTGTCATCCGCATGTTCGATACCGATACCATTACCCTGACGCGCGACCGGTTGCCGGGTTTCCGTCGGCGTCTCGGTGTTGTGTTTCAGGATTTCCGGCTGGTGCCCCATCTGTCCGCCTATGACAATATCGCGCTGCCACTGCGCGTTGCGGGGGTGGTGGAGAAGGATCTCGACGATCCGGTGTGTGAGATGCTCGAATGGGTTGGCCTGGCCGATCGTGCCAGCGCGCGACCGGCGACGCTTTCCGGGGGTGAGCAGCAACGCGTCGCCATTGCCCGTGCGGTGATCGCCCGGCCGGAGATACTGGTGGCGGACGAGCCGACCGGCAATGTTGATCCGGAGATGGCGATCCGCCTGCTCAAGCTGTTCGAGGCACTGAACCGGCTCGGTACCACCGTGGTGGTTGCTACCCATGATGTCCATCTGCTGGCCCAGGTGCGCGATGCCCATATGATGCGGCTCAATCGCGGTGCCTTGTCGGATCCGACCGGCGCTTTGCGCAATCCGCCACGTCCGGCAGATCGTGACGGCATGGCGCCAGAGTCGGATTTGGGGACAATGTCGTGA
- a CDS encoding zinc-ribbon domain-containing protein has product MIIACPSCGTRYAVPDSAIGATGRTVRCAKCGHSWHQAGPGQAVRQPRAVPPPAKAPPAPEPAAVPETPEPEVAAPDPEPSTPAKPEPAADSIDAPPSFRSAPDTPPMGGIADTPLHGDAGAYHEDQIDAPQSDPFAHEPPFKPRRNPVKLWTRAAIAFAMVAVILGGAIYAYGLPQWLTVGQPEMGEEIAGLEIMLPIDEDDRRTLPDGTELFAASGSVVNKGSERRDVPDMLIVLRNADDRIVYEQEIRAPVDSLGPGEEARFDEALLDIPRSAVKAEIGWAPGAL; this is encoded by the coding sequence ATGATTATTGCCTGCCCCTCCTGCGGTACGCGCTATGCGGTACCGGACAGTGCCATTGGAGCCACCGGGCGCACCGTACGTTGCGCCAAATGCGGGCATAGCTGGCACCAGGCCGGGCCGGGCCAGGCTGTGCGACAGCCCCGGGCAGTGCCGCCCCCGGCCAAAGCCCCGCCAGCGCCGGAGCCTGCAGCGGTGCCGGAAACACCAGAGCCTGAGGTCGCCGCACCCGATCCCGAACCATCGACGCCGGCAAAGCCGGAACCCGCCGCCGACAGCATTGATGCGCCGCCCTCTTTCCGCAGCGCCCCCGACACACCGCCAATGGGTGGCATCGCCGACACACCCCTGCATGGCGATGCCGGCGCTTATCATGAGGACCAGATCGACGCGCCTCAATCCGATCCGTTCGCGCATGAACCGCCGTTCAAGCCGCGACGCAACCCTGTCAAGCTGTGGACACGCGCCGCCATCGCCTTTGCCATGGTGGCGGTGATATTGGGCGGCGCCATCTATGCCTATGGCCTGCCGCAATGGCTGACCGTGGGGCAGCCGGAGATGGGTGAGGAAATTGCGGGGCTGGAAATCATGCTGCCAATCGATGAGGATGACCGGCGTACCCTGCCCGATGGCACCGAATTATTCGCCGCCAGCGGCAGCGTCGTCAACAAGGGCAGCGAACGGCGCGACGTGCCCGACATGCTGATCGTGCTGCGCAATGCCGATGACCGCATTGTCTATGAGCAGGAAATCCGCGCCCCGGTCGACAGCCTGGGGCCGGGTGAAGAGGCACGGTTCGACGAGGCGCTGCTCGATATCCCGCGTTCGGCGGTCAAGGCAGAAATTGGCTGGGCCCCCGGCGCGCTCTAG
- a CDS encoding SDR family NAD(P)-dependent oxidoreductase, giving the protein MTTRTKKAATMKAVPDNAAPGGRLQGKVALITGAAGNLGSYIVRHYAREGATVIMTGRTKERIEAARQAVIDELQLAEERVSTVVLDGADPASVRAGLAEVANSHKTIDILVNNAGSAGPKQTLENVPLTADELKALQDAGHGDSETVGDAMRNILGVTWNLARAAVPLMGTGSTMVNVSTIFSHTRYYGRTAYVVPKAALNSLSAQLADELGPRGIRVNTIFPGPIESDRIRTVFAAMDSIQGNKEGATADHFMGRMSLERSVDGGKKGKTLPTPTDIAQTCVFLGSDESAAFNGQEFDVTHGMAVDKHSQSTYLARPSMRSLDGTGLSVLIAAGEQWEDALEIAKIQTACGAEVLLGLRRQADVAQAEARVKAQGAGEGLTIMRFNRTDPEGMEAAMEEFSQKHPAITSAIFLPVKSADHFKSALIEVPDADLDAFIDVELNGIIALGRTMSRYWKRHDDLVQEPRFVFLSNASDGAGNRFNAILSAAITQLTTIWRDESRVDKEQGKLKQAAWGNQIVRYTNAEEENIRFAGGQATRIVCKKHKIQETTLTLPQSIGEATGARKAMVGFAENITGLHLGKVALITGGSAGIGGQVARLLALAGCKVMMVARRESELMAARDRIVAELQDVGFSGVDRRVQILPDIDVSNFASLRSAVEETLETFGHVDYLINNAGVAGAEDMVIDMDIDTWRWTLDANLVSNYLLMHELVPHMKERGTGYVLNVSSYFGGEKYLAVAYPNRSDYAVSKAGQRAMVESFSEYLGPEVQLNAIAPGPVDGDRLSGVGGKPGLFQRRAKLILENKRLNAVYAALVHAIRDGADIDHILTRLARNDTAHLSHDPEMPRELRDLALNCAREGDGMCSWDRFLLTGEIAASLLSRLARAGYLLDLPKWQDKASKNDGGWLTFVPPEDAPFLPAAKVDKMAEGVGKGVLSQLHLGRMPTEAEVAQATVFFLADRAVSGETFMPSGGLSVQRSAVERELFGSPKQERLDRMKGTTVWFVGEHLDDYKAEAINQMIDQHGVARVVLFATSRAGAATVLDYCTDSARKAVETVLFSDGIEDAMDKALKQWGRPTIVVSTPLQGLPDKLFDDDAVLSPDEFRTMVEQNLTQHFRVARKASFYDDCQLVLVSPDVPLDAKGPAFALANFIKTTLHAFTATLAVENERLVHDVPTNQINLTRRVRSEEPRNEEEHQEELKRFARAVLLVGAPLPDVEDSRYRARIYRGTSMTV; this is encoded by the coding sequence ATGACGACCAGGACCAAAAAGGCCGCCACCATGAAAGCTGTGCCGGATAATGCTGCACCTGGAGGCCGTCTTCAGGGCAAGGTGGCGCTGATCACTGGTGCTGCGGGCAATCTCGGTAGCTATATTGTCCGCCATTATGCCCGCGAAGGCGCGACCGTCATCATGACCGGACGGACAAAGGAGCGCATTGAGGCAGCGCGTCAGGCAGTAATCGACGAATTGCAGCTGGCCGAAGAGCGGGTCTCGACTGTGGTGCTCGACGGTGCCGATCCGGCGTCGGTGCGCGCTGGCCTGGCCGAGGTCGCCAACAGCCACAAGACCATCGACATATTGGTCAACAATGCCGGTTCGGCTGGCCCCAAGCAGACGCTGGAAAATGTGCCGTTGACTGCCGATGAGCTCAAGGCGCTGCAGGATGCCGGGCATGGCGATAGCGAGACCGTGGGCGACGCGATGCGCAATATTCTTGGCGTCACCTGGAATCTTGCCCGGGCTGCGGTGCCGCTCATGGGCACCGGATCGACCATGGTCAATGTCTCGACCATCTTCTCGCACACCCGCTATTATGGCCGCACCGCCTATGTTGTGCCCAAGGCCGCGCTCAACTCGCTATCGGCACAGCTGGCAGACGAACTGGGGCCGCGCGGGATCAGGGTCAACACCATCTTCCCCGGCCCGATCGAGAGCGACCGTATCCGCACTGTCTTTGCCGCGATGGACAGCATCCAGGGCAATAAGGAGGGTGCAACTGCTGATCATTTCATGGGCCGGATGTCGCTTGAGCGCAGCGTGGATGGCGGCAAAAAGGGCAAGACCCTGCCGACGCCGACCGATATCGCCCAGACCTGCGTATTCCTTGGTAGCGATGAATCCGCCGCCTTTAACGGCCAGGAATTCGATGTCACCCATGGCATGGCGGTCGACAAGCATTCGCAATCGACCTATCTCGCGCGTCCCTCGATGCGCTCGCTCGACGGCACCGGCCTGTCGGTGCTGATCGCGGCGGGGGAGCAGTGGGAGGATGCGCTGGAAATCGCGAAGATCCAGACCGCTTGCGGTGCCGAGGTACTGCTCGGCCTCAGGCGTCAGGCCGATGTTGCCCAGGCCGAGGCGCGGGTCAAGGCACAGGGCGCGGGCGAGGGGCTGACCATCATGCGCTTCAACCGCACCGACCCGGAAGGCATGGAAGCGGCGATGGAGGAATTCAGCCAGAAACATCCGGCGATCACCAGCGCCATTTTTCTGCCGGTCAAGTCCGCCGATCATTTCAAGAGCGCGTTGATCGAGGTCCCGGATGCCGACCTTGATGCGTTTATCGATGTCGAGCTCAACGGCATTATCGCGCTTGGCCGTACCATGAGCCGCTATTGGAAACGGCATGATGATCTGGTGCAGGAGCCGCGTTTCGTCTTCCTGTCAAATGCCAGCGACGGCGCCGGCAATCGTTTCAACGCCATACTTTCCGCCGCGATCACTCAGCTGACCACCATCTGGCGCGATGAATCGCGGGTCGACAAGGAACAGGGCAAGCTGAAACAGGCGGCTTGGGGCAACCAGATTGTCCGCTACACCAATGCGGAAGAAGAGAATATCCGCTTTGCCGGCGGCCAGGCGACACGGATTGTCTGCAAGAAGCACAAGATTCAGGAGACCACGCTCACCCTGCCGCAGTCGATCGGTGAGGCCACCGGCGCGCGCAAGGCGATGGTCGGCTTTGCCGAGAATATCACCGGGCTGCATCTCGGCAAGGTGGCGCTGATCACCGGTGGTTCAGCCGGTATTGGCGGCCAGGTGGCGCGGTTGCTGGCGCTCGCCGGATGCAAGGTCATGATGGTGGCGCGGCGCGAGAGTGAGCTCATGGCGGCGCGTGACCGCATCGTCGCCGAGCTGCAGGATGTCGGCTTTTCCGGGGTCGACCGCCGGGTGCAGATCCTGCCCGATATCGATGTCAGCAACTTTGCCTCGCTGCGCAGTGCGGTCGAGGAGACGCTCGAGACCTTTGGCCATGTCGATTATCTGATCAACAATGCCGGGGTCGCGGGCGCCGAGGATATGGTGATCGATATGGACATAGACACCTGGCGCTGGACGCTCGATGCCAATCTGGTCAGCAACTATCTGCTGATGCACGAGCTGGTGCCGCATATGAAGGAGCGGGGCACAGGTTATGTGCTCAACGTCTCCTCCTATTTCGGTGGCGAAAAATATCTCGCGGTCGCTTATCCCAACCGTTCCGACTATGCCGTTTCCAAAGCCGGGCAGCGGGCAATGGTCGAGAGCTTTTCCGAATATCTCGGCCCCGAAGTGCAGCTGAACGCCATTGCACCCGGCCCGGTCGATGGCGACCGGCTCTCGGGCGTCGGCGGCAAGCCGGGGCTGTTCCAGCGCCGGGCCAAGCTGATTCTCGAGAACAAGCGGCTCAATGCGGTCTATGCCGCTTTGGTTCACGCCATTCGCGATGGCGCGGATATTGATCACATTCTCACCCGGCTGGCGCGCAACGATACCGCGCATCTGTCTCACGATCCGGAAATGCCGCGTGAGTTGCGCGATCTGGCGCTGAACTGCGCGCGTGAGGGGGACGGCATGTGCAGCTGGGACCGGTTCCTGCTGACCGGGGAAATCGCTGCGAGCCTGCTGTCCAGGCTGGCGCGTGCCGGCTATCTGCTCGACCTGCCAAAATGGCAGGACAAAGCCAGCAAGAATGATGGTGGCTGGTTGACATTTGTGCCGCCCGAGGACGCGCCCTTCCTGCCAGCTGCCAAGGTCGACAAAATGGCGGAAGGTGTGGGCAAGGGCGTATTGTCGCAGCTGCATCTCGGCCGCATGCCGACCGAGGCCGAAGTGGCGCAGGCGACAGTGTTTTTCCTCGCCGATCGGGCCGTCAGCGGCGAGACCTTCATGCCTTCGGGCGGGCTGAGCGTGCAGCGTTCGGCGGTCGAGCGCGAGCTGTTCGGCAGCCCGAAACAGGAGCGTCTCGATCGGATGAAGGGCACCACCGTATGGTTTGTCGGCGAGCATCTTGACGATTACAAGGCCGAGGCGATCAACCAGATGATCGACCAGCATGGCGTCGCCCGGGTGGTGCTGTTTGCCACTTCCAGGGCCGGTGCGGCGACAGTGCTCGATTATTGTACCGACAGCGCCCGCAAGGCGGTCGAGACAGTGCTGTTCAGCGATGGTATCGAAGATGCGATGGACAAAGCGCTCAAACAATGGGGCCGACCGACCATTGTCGTCTCGACCCCGTTGCAGGGCCTGCCCGACAAGCTGTTCGACGATGATGCTGTGCTCTCCCCGGATGAATTTCGCACCATGGTCGAGCAGAATCTGACCCAGCATTTCCGTGTCGCGCGCAAGGCCAGCTTCTATGATGACTGCCAGTTGGTGCTGGTATCGCCCGATGTCCCGCTCGACGCCAAGGGGCCGGCTTTTGCCTTGGCCAACTTCATCAAGACCACGCTGCACGCCTTTACCGCGACACTGGCGGTGGAGAATGAGCGGCTGGTGCATGATGTGCCGACCAACCAGATCAACCTGACGCGGCGCGTGCGTTCGGAAGAACCGCGCAATGAGGAGGAGCATCAGGAAGAGCTGAAACGCTTTGCGCGCGCGGTGCTGCTGGTCGGCGCGCCGCTGCCCGATGTCGAGGATTCACGCTATCGCGCCCGCATTTATCGCGGCACCTCGATGACGGTGTAG